Below is a genomic region from candidate division KSB1 bacterium.
GGTGAGCATTTTTATCGAAACAGCAAGGGACCAGCCGACCATCAGACAACAGGACGGCGCTATACCATAGCCGAAAACATTTCCCATTCAATGATTTTTTCGCACCATTTGTTCCCGCTTGCCCCTGATACCGGCGAAAGGCTGGCTCTTCTGGCAAAAATTGTTCTGCGGACTCGTGCTCTTCGATCTGAAGCGTCTTGAACAGCAAGCGATCCACTTTCAATTTAGCGGCCAATCGGCGCATCGCTGGCATTTGATGCTCATTGTGCTTTGTCACCAGACATTGTAGTAGCACCTTGGGCGCCTTGCGATGAAGCTGGGTCCTGACATGAATCAGTTGGGTGATCCCGGCGATGACCCGCTGAAAATCGCCGTTTTGACGATAAGCGGAATAAGAAGCGGGATCACTGCCATCCACTGAGACGATGATGACATCCAAACCGCTCTGAACCAGTTCTATCAGCGTCGCCTCATCGGATAGAAAGTGGCCGTTGGTGCTGGTGGATACATAGATGCCGCGCTGCTTAGCGAGTCGAATCAGCTCCAGGAACTGGGGATGAAAAAACGGCTCGCCCTGATTATATAGCAACAGATACCACAGCCGATCGCCAATCTGATCCAGCACTTTTTTATACAGATTGATGTCCAACACCTTGCGCTGGCGAGTGATTCTGCTCAAGCCAACCAGGCACTGGGGGCAACGCAAATTGCACAGCGCGGTAGGTTCGACCACCAGCACCGCAGGGATCCCCCAGACGCGGCTTTTCCGCATGATCGAGGAAATACCAAGGCCCATCAAAAGCTTCAAAAAATTCGCGATCCGGGGTGGAGATGCGCTCCGAAAAACTTGTCCCCACCAAATCTCATTCATTTTTTCCTTCCAATGATATACCACGTGGGATTTATCAGCCGATTGAACAACCCGTATCGATCATTCACCATGCGGAAAATCCATAACTCCAAATGGTGCTGTTTCAACCAGCCAATGATGGCCAAGTGGAGTGGATGAGACACCACCGAATCTGGCGATTGAAAGAGTCGTTGAGCAACAAATGTGTTAACGAAACTCAATTCGAACCCGTGCTGTTCAAAAAGATTTTTTAGCTGCCCAATGGAAAGCAAAGCTGGCCAATCGTTTCGCGGTCTTAGGTCCCTGTGAAATACACGTTGAACGAAAAACGCCACCAGAGGTCGAGACAATAGCGCCACTCCAGGCAACGACCAATGAGGGTCTAAGAAAAAATTCAATGGCGAACATCGATTCGGCGTTGAAACATAGAGCAATCCTTTGCGAGAAAGAATTTGGCTCAGCTTTGCAAAAAGCGAATCTGCATCAGGCACATGTTCCAGAACATCCTGCAGCACGATCAGGTCATAGGTGGCCTTAAGCCATTTATCATCGTTTGCAAGACAAAATTGGATCTCAGTCTGTTTGAACAACGGTTGAAGATTTGGATCGATATCCACTGCAGTGACAAGAGCACCGAGTTGGGCCAGCAGCCGAGCCAGGCTACCCTGCCCGCAGCCGTAATCCAATGCCCGAATTCCAGCCAGAGGGATGAACTGTCGCAAAAGGTCGACCACCAGCTCGGCTCGCTGTTCAGCAAATTTATGATAATTGTCCCAGGTTTGATGATGCAGCGGCATAAGAAATGGCTCTTCAGCTCGTTCATCTGGAGTCTAATCATTCAATTAAAAGCATTCTTTTTATGCAGTGCCTAACGATCCTTCAGCTCCGTTTGATATTCAATTACTGGACGAAAAATATCGATGGCCAAATTTTGAAAGTCGACATCGAGCGGGTCAGGCTCGAATTTTTCGAAGCATAGCTGATAATACGGGTCTTGTGACTCGAACCAACCGCGACTCATGTCATCGGAGCGCCATTTCCTTCGTGCAGATTTTAAGGCTGCTGGTTCAGGTTTGTTTTTTTCAATCAATCGCGTTGCGAATTCCCAGCTTGTCTCTGGGAAGAAATGGATCGGTTTGCTCAGGCCCTGCCAATAGATGTCAAGCAAATCAGCTAAGAGCTGATGGCTGTTCTCAATTTGGTTAAATTGCCAAGCTTCCCAATTTTCCGTTCCGTTTTCAGCCTCCCAACCGATCAGCCAACTGATTCGCGGATAGTCTTTGGGTTGAACCAGATTGAGCACCAGATGGTAGATCCAGGCGCGCAGGCGATCCCTAGCCCGGATTTTGGCCAATCGATAGGTCAACAAGCGCTCTGGAAAAACCCCCTCTATCTTGCCGACGAGTTTAAATTGACCCAAGTTTAAATCCACCGTCAGAGCCGGCAATGGTCCAGTGAACAAATAGGGTTGTAGTTTATGAGCAAATGCATGAACTGTGCGACGCAATCGGTCGAACTCAATCTGGCCAACTGATCCATGGGGCAGTGCACCCTGGGCGCGAAGGAGTTCAAACGAATCGCTGAGATCTTTCCCCGCCAAAAATTCTGTTAGTAGTTGCTGTGCCCAATGGTATTGATCCAACTTTTCCAATTGGAACGGCTCATCTTCCTCAAAAATGGGACTGACCTCTTCAAGAATCATGCCCAATCGACGGGTCACAAAAAATTTTGCTGGGTTCTCAAAAAAACGGACCAGATCGATCAAGTTGATGATTCTCCAACTTTCATCAGGAATAGAAAGTCCTTGGGTGATAAAGGGGCTTGGGGCGCTCCGCGGCTCAAGCATTTTTTTTGCTGTCTGAAAATGTTGGGCTGAAAAACTAAACAGCTTTTGATCATTTTGGAAATACGCAGGGCTGAATGCTTGCAAACGATGTTTTGTTATCAGATGGTCAGAAATGTTTTTCTCAGGAATTTCATAATTGGCATCGATATAGTCAAGCAATTCATTTACCAGCACCGATGGCGGAATGGGGCTATTGTCTTGAAGACTTTGCCCGACAAAACTGATGTATAATTTTTTGCGTGCGGAGAGAATCGCCTCAAGAAAGAGGTAGCGATCATCTTTTCGACGTGAACGGTCGCCTGGGCGCGGCTGATGGGCCATAAGGTCGAATCCCAACTTTTGTTCCTGACGAGGATAAACGTCGTCGTTCATGCCGAGGAGGCAAATAATTTTAAAGGGAATGCTCCGCATAGGCAACATCGCACAAAAAGTGACCCCACCCGTCATAAAGCCAAACCCATAGCTGGTCCGCTCAAATTGTCCTTTTAAGTAATTTTTGATCACTTCCACATGAATTGGATATCTGAAGTCGGTTTGCTGTTGTAATTTTCCTAATTCAGTTGCACTGCGCCAGATCAGCAAATAATCGTTTTCGGTTTCAGGATCGGGTGCAAAGAGATTTTCTAATATGCGTTGCAACTGTTCGCTCCATTCTTTCAAACTGCGGGGATGATGCAAGCTTTTGATCGTTAAAAAGAGTTGTTCGAGGAAGTCAAGGAAATTTCCCAGCAATTCGGCGTCATCGCCTTCTATGGCATCATAGGGCAAAATGTTGGCGAACATGCGCTTTCCCTGTCCCGGGAGCGCATATCCTAATAAAAGCCGATCCAGCCCAGCTCGCCAGGTGTGTTCCAAGGTGTTCGGCAAGCCTAATTCTTGGCGATGCTCCGCGTCAATTCCCCAGCGGATGTGCGTCTCGCTGATCCAGTGGCGAATCCGATCCAGCTCGGTTTCTGATAAGTTGAATCTGCGCTGGACAGCAGGAGATTCGAGCACCGTCATTACTTCATTAGAGGTACAGCGGCTGTGGGAGAGATCGAGCAAAGACAGGAACGTATTGATCAACTCACTCTCCTGTCGAACGGTTCGGTCGCTAATGCTAAATGGAATGCGCCGGGGATCATCCATCGGGAGATCAAACACAGCGTGAATATAGGGTGCGTAGCTCTCAATCTCTGGAGTCATCACCAATATATCTTTCGGCAAAAGCTCCGCATCTTGCTCGAACATCCGCAACAATTGGTCCTGGAGCACTTCGACCTCACGCATTGGGCTGTGGCAAGAATGAATCTGGATGGAATCATCATTCGCTGCAAGTTGGACTTTGGGCTGGTCGATACCTCGTTGCTTAAGGTTTAAAATATCGGACTGAATATGGGAAAGCAAAGTCTTTTCGCCTGGTTCGATAAATTCAGCGTGCTCTTGAAAGTCGAAATCGTAGATCATCCCCAAAAATTCCCTGCCCAGAGCTCCCATCGAGGCCAGCAACGAATTTCCGCTTTCAAGATCAAAATCTTCGGCCTCACCTGTTCGATCGGGATGGTTGATGCTATACCGTTCGTCCCCACCCAGTGATGGAATATCGAACCAGAATTCGCGGCAGGGATTCATTACGAACAGATGGACTGGTGTGAATTTAGAGATTGCCTTAAGGATATGAAGATGAAACGGGGGTAATGCTGAGATTCCAAACACGCTGACCCGTTCTGGGAAGCTTTTTGGCGGGGCGGTCAATGATTGCACCTGCTCGAGAAACTGCTTTCCCAGCGTCGCGCGGTGAAGGGGACCGTTTTCCTGAACCAGCCTTCGCCAGAGCATTGCTTGCCAATGATGATCCTCGCCGCGCTCCCATCGAAAGATCCAGTCGGGCCGATAAAGCAGATATTGATCAAATCGATCGGCGATACGCTCCGCCAACTGAAATGCCTTGAGGTCGAATTGAGAACCACCAAGGTAATTTTTAATGCTGAGGAATTCTGGCCGATCGATGAAGTCGGGCAAAAGTTTCATGATTTTCCAGATCAGCAATTGTGGATCAAACGGTGTTGGATCTGGAATATTTGGAATGATTTTGCTGAGCATCTCGTGGACGAAAGCATTGGGGAACGGGAACTTCACATTGGCGCAAATCCCAAAGCGTTGCGCCAATTGCATCGCCAGCCAACGTTCCATGCCCTTGCTTTGTACCACGACGATTTCTGGCGTCAGCGGTGAGGCAAGCGGAACCCGTAAGACTTCGGCCAATTTTTCGGCCAGCATTTCCAATCGATTGCTCGTGTAGAGATGAATATGGGTCATAGGAAAAATAGATCGGGCGACCATCGATTCAGGGCACGTTTCAACCATTCAGCGTTTTAAAATATACAAAATAAACTGATCCAAATCAATCAATTTGTGAGCCTATTAAGGTTTTCTTATCGAGATGGCAGTAAAGGATCTGCTGGTCGAATTCAATTGTCTGGCTAATGGAATCAGATAGCGGAAAGCTGGAAGCCAAAAGCGAAAGTCTAAGAGCCAAAGATCGAGAAAAATAGAGAACGGGATCGTCCAATCGCTTCGGATCAATAATGAACCGCCAGCCAAATGGTCACCTGATCTGGATCGGTCCATTCCACCCGATGTTTGCAATGGGCGGGAATATTGATATAATCCCCTGATCTCAGTTCCAAGATTTCGCTCCCGTTTTCAAACCGCAAACGCGCTTGGCCTTGAACGACTATCACCCATTCGTTGCGATCTTGGTCGTACCAGAATTCTGGAGGTGATGCTTGGCCTTTCGATATGATCCGCTCAATGGTCAGATCACCGGTATGAACAATGGTCTCGAAAATTTCATCGTCAATTCGATTGGGGATCTGAGAGAAAATATTTTGCTTGATCATGATCAGCTCCTGAGCGAGAGATAATTGGCATTTGAATTGGCTACTGAATCAGAGAGAGGAAAGTTCCCAGGAGATTATTGAGCGATAATGCTATAGACCCAGCGAGCGATACCGAAGAGAACCAGTACAATGCCTTCGCGGCGCGTAAGCTTCCATTCGGTTCGGAGGAAAACCAAAGCGATACCGACCATGAAGGGATAGATCAAAAGACTAATGCGAGCCGAGGTTTCAATGGGCATTTCGCGGATGATGCCGGCCAATCCCAAAACGCCCAGCACGTTGAAAATATCGCTACCAATGAGATTCCCGATGGAGATGCCTGAGTTACCACGAATTGCGGCGACAATAGAAGTCACCATTTCTGGCAATGACGTCCCAGCCGCGACAATGGTAGCTCCGATGAGCCATTCCGAGCAGCCGAACGTTCTGGCCAAATTGCAGGCGGAATTCACCAAAAAATGAGAGCTTCCGATGAGCATTGCTGTGCTCAAGGTTAGCAAAAAAATATCGCGGAAGCGAAAATTATCAGCCTCGAGGTCTATCTCTGGGCTGACAGCTCTGCTGCTATATAAATTGCCCAAGTAGAACAGCAACAGAAGGAATAACACCATTCCTTCGAATCGACTCAATCGAAGGTCCCACAGCATGGCAACTGCTACCAGGGTGACGACCATCAGGAAAAAGCCGTCGCGGTGGATCATCTGGTCATCCGTTTTGAGATTGCGAATGATCGCTACTCCCCCCAGAATAATTCCAATATTGAAGATATTGGAACCGATAATGTTTCCGATCGAAATGTCGCCCGCTCCCCGAATCGCGGCTGAAATTGAAACGCACAACTCAGGCGCTGAAGTCCCAAATGCAACAATCGTCAGACCGATGACCAAATTGGAGACCCCGAGCTTCCGAGCGATCCTGGCAGAAGAATCCACCAACCAACCAGCCCCCTGGCACATCACGACAAAACAGACCACCAGAATTATCGTCTCAATAATGATGTTCATACTGGAATCCCTGACCGTTTTTGTGGCTCAGGCGTGGTCAATCGTTTCGCAAAGGTGCAAAATCATGGTGCGGAATTGACTTGAGCTGAGACACCGTGAGTATTTTGGGCAATCGAACCTTCCAACAACAGCATTATTGAGGAAAGCCCTAACCCGATTCGTTGCAACTGTTGCTGGATTTGAAAACCGAATGTCCACTTGATGTAAGTAGAATATCCCCAGCTTAAAGAATTTCATTCGCCGTAAAATTGCAAACATTATGCCATTGCCCAAACGGAAATGAAAAGACAATATAGGGTAAATTAATCCGTTTGAGGATTTGATTGAAACAAAGAGAAGATCTACTTAATTGAACAGCCCGATGTTAAGGATCCGCGAAGGGAAATTCTTCACCGTTTTGGTTAATGTGAAATCTTTTTGATGCACTAAAGATGAATAAGAGAGGCATTTTATTATATTGGTGAATTCAGAAGCGTCTTAGCAGTGATCCTTTTGATCTGTTCTCGGTATTCCAGATATTGCTTCGCATAATGGGTGACATCTAAACCTTTTTCCTGGCCGATTTTGATTTCTTTTTCTAAGTTAACCAAGATATTTTCGAGGCGACGCCGTTTTAAGAGCACCAAGCAATCCTCAGCCAATTTTTGAAGATCGATATCATCGTTATAACTCGTGCTAATGATATTGGCCAAGCGCGCGGCGATTTTTGGATCTGTCGATGATTCGATGACTTGCTGGGGCGTCACTCGATCCTTCTCCTGATTTAATTGCCGAATGATCGCGAAGATGGATTTGATTTCTGGATCGGATAGCTCCTCATCGGAGAGATGTTTTGCGATAAATTTTAAGAGCTGGCCATCTTGGAGCGCAAGGCGGACCAGATCTTCCTCGGCTAGCTCGTATTTCGATTTGGGTCGCGGTTTTGACCTCTGTCCAATGGTCTGATCAGGGACCGCGATTTCCGGCCGATAGAGGTTATTGCGCTTTTTGTAGAGCAGTCGGTCCATTAGCGAGCGCTCGTCCAGCCCAAAGTGCTCGGCCACTTCCTTGAGAGCCAAATTCTGCTTGATGCTATCTTTGATGCGGATGATCGTTTCCAATAGCGAATCGATCAATTTCGATTTGCCCTGGCTGGTGGAAAGGTCCAGCGTCCGCGACATGGTTTCTATTTTAAATTTGATAATTGGCTTTGCGAACGAGAGCACTTGTTTGAAATAATCGACCCCGCGCTGGCGGACATAGCTGTCGGGATCGTGCCCAGCGGGAAGGGTTACAATTTTCACTTCCAAACCTTCATCGAGAAAGATATCAGCTCCACGCATGGCTGCTAACGAGCCGGCTGTATCGGCATCATAGAGCAAGATCACATTTTCAGTAAAACGTTTGATCAACCGCGCTTGTGCCGATGTTAGTGCCGTGCCCGAAGTGGCGACCACGTTTCGGATGCCAGCCTGATAGAGGCTGATCAGATCGAAATAGCCCTCAACCAGAATCGCCTGGTCCTGTTGCTTGATCGCATCGCGGCTCTGATAGAGCCCAAACAGGATCTGGCCTTTTTGGTAGATCGGCGTCTCTGGGGAATTGATATATTTCGGCGAGTCGTCTTCGATGAGCCTTCTGGCTCCGAATCCCAGGACCTTCTTATAAAGGTCGATAATTGGCACCATGATTCTGCCACGAAAGCGATCGTAATAGCCCCCAGCATCTCGTTTGATAATGAGCCCAGCTTTGAGCAAAATTTCCGTGGAAACGGAGTCTTTCTGAGCTTGCCGGATTAAGCCATCCCATTCTGGAAGCGAATATCCTAAACCAAAGGTTTTGATCATTTCATGGCTGATGCCCCTGCCCTGCAGATAGTCCAGCGCGGCCTTCCCATTTGGCGAGAATAAATTTTTATAGAAAAGATTAGCAGCCCAGCGATTGACGAAACAGAGCGCCTCGCGTTCCTTCTCGCGACGCTCATCAACCTGGGAGCGCGGCAACGTTATTCCAGCCTTTTCCGCTAAAAATTCCACCGCTTCGATGAACGACATCTTCTCCATTTCCATCAAGAAATTGAACACATTGCCACCCTTTTGGCAACCGAAGCAATAATAAAGCTGCGTATTCGGGTTCACATAGAACGAGGGGGAATTGTCGGCATGAAACGGGCATAATCCCTGATAGCCTTTACCCGATTTTTTTAGGGTGAGATAATTAGAAATAAGGGCCACAATATCGGTCGCATCGCGGACCTGGGCAATTTTTTCTTCAGGGATCTTATAGCTCATGCGAAATGAGTTCTTTATTCTTTAGCTTAAATCTGATTTGGCCGTTGGCTAAATTAGATATTTTCATTTTAAAAATCAAGCAGAAAATCTCTCGTTGCAGTATAAGATGTCAGAGACGATCAATCAGTTGATCGAATTCCTATCAACGATCCAAAGTTTCTCATTTATTTTGAGCTTACTCACGAAATCGATTGATAGAATTATTGACCTCGATAGATCTTCGCATTGATGAGAGTGAAAAATGAGTGACGGTTCTGGTGCTCGGCTTGGAGACAGCCGTAAAAGGCGGCCAATTCGATCGCCACTTGTTTAAAATGGTTGGCCAACCCAAAGGTCATGCGATAACGGTGGTGTTCTGGCAGAAATTCGCTGAACGATAGAAGCGATCCAGGCATGAGGTTTAGTTGATAAGTATAGCCAGCTCGAATTTTCCAACGGTTAAAGAAGGTGAATTCAGTACCGCAGCGGAGTTCCCGAGATTTGATTTTGCCAGCAGCGAATAGTCGACTGATATAATCATTTTTTTCATGATGGATCTGGTCAATCTGATATTCGATGCCGAAAAACAGGGGGGACGAGGGAGAAGAAAACGCAAGACCGACCCCTACTTGATACTGATTCGAGTAATCATCGCCCCAGAGCAGATCAAAATCGGGGTGAACTGCCCAATCATTGCTATAATCGTAATCAAATGACCAACCCAATTGCAGCGGCATGGTGAACAAATTCATGCGATTTTTCCAGTGGAGCTCAAGACTATGATTATTCCATTTTGCATTAAGGACTGGTCTCACGCTGCTTTCGAAAATCTCCAATCGCTGCAGCCGACAACCGAGTGACATTATTGACTCCCCCAGTTCAGTACGCCGAAAGTGGAGCTGTAGTTGAGAACCGAAGTTACGTCGATTGGTGAATTGCTCGAACATCCCAAGCCGTTTGACACCGATCGTCTCTCCTCGAAACAGCGTGATGACGATGGTCCTTTGCTCAAGCTGGCTGCTGCTTTGCGCTTCGATAAATTCCTGAGCGTCATCATATTGGAGTAAAATGCCAACGATCAGCGGGTCAAAGATGCGCCAAGCAAACCCAGTGCTGGTTATTACTTCTCGATCGATGATGCGCGGTTGGGGAAATTGGTCCTTCAGGCCAGTTTCGATGCGATAGCCCAATGAAGCGCCCCAATAAAGTTTGCCCATTACCAATTGTCGGCTATACTGAGCAA
It encodes:
- a CDS encoding radical SAM protein, which codes for MNEIWWGQVFRSASPPRIANFLKLLMGLGISSIMRKSRVWGIPAVLVVEPTALCNLRCPQCLVGLSRITRQRKVLDINLYKKVLDQIGDRLWYLLLYNQGEPFFHPQFLELIRLAKQRGIYVSTSTNGHFLSDEATLIELVQSGLDVIIVSVDGSDPASYSAYRQNGDFQRVIAGITQLIHVRTQLHRKAPKVLLQCLVTKHNEHQMPAMRRLAAKLKVDRLLFKTLQIEEHESAEQFLPEEPAFRRYQGQAGTNGAKKSLNGKCFRLWYSAVLLSDGRLVPCCFDKNAHHDYGQVRLDNEFESIWKSNASHQFRAAILQRQSSLDICENCTAHQKIYL
- a CDS encoding class I SAM-dependent methyltransferase is translated as MPLHHQTWDNYHKFAEQRAELVVDLLRQFIPLAGIRALDYGCGQGSLARLLAQLGALVTAVDIDPNLQPLFKQTEIQFCLANDDKWLKATYDLIVLQDVLEHVPDADSLFAKLSQILSRKGLLYVSTPNRCSPLNFFLDPHWSLPGVALLSRPLVAFFVQRVFHRDLRPRNDWPALLSIGQLKNLFEQHGFELSFVNTFVAQRLFQSPDSVVSHPLHLAIIGWLKQHHLELWIFRMVNDRYGLFNRLINPTWYIIGRKK
- the recC gene encoding exodeoxyribonuclease V subunit gamma — translated: MTHIHLYTSNRLEMLAEKLAEVLRVPLASPLTPEIVVVQSKGMERWLAMQLAQRFGICANVKFPFPNAFVHEMLSKIIPNIPDPTPFDPQLLIWKIMKLLPDFIDRPEFLSIKNYLGGSQFDLKAFQLAERIADRFDQYLLYRPDWIFRWERGEDHHWQAMLWRRLVQENGPLHRATLGKQFLEQVQSLTAPPKSFPERVSVFGISALPPFHLHILKAISKFTPVHLFVMNPCREFWFDIPSLGGDERYSINHPDRTGEAEDFDLESGNSLLASMGALGREFLGMIYDFDFQEHAEFIEPGEKTLLSHIQSDILNLKQRGIDQPKVQLAANDDSIQIHSCHSPMREVEVLQDQLLRMFEQDAELLPKDILVMTPEIESYAPYIHAVFDLPMDDPRRIPFSISDRTVRQESELINTFLSLLDLSHSRCTSNEVMTVLESPAVQRRFNLSETELDRIRHWISETHIRWGIDAEHRQELGLPNTLEHTWRAGLDRLLLGYALPGQGKRMFANILPYDAIEGDDAELLGNFLDFLEQLFLTIKSLHHPRSLKEWSEQLQRILENLFAPDPETENDYLLIWRSATELGKLQQQTDFRYPIHVEVIKNYLKGQFERTSYGFGFMTGGVTFCAMLPMRSIPFKIICLLGMNDDVYPRQEQKLGFDLMAHQPRPGDRSRRKDDRYLFLEAILSARKKLYISFVGQSLQDNSPIPPSVLVNELLDYIDANYEIPEKNISDHLITKHRLQAFSPAYFQNDQKLFSFSAQHFQTAKKMLEPRSAPSPFITQGLSIPDESWRIINLIDLVRFFENPAKFFVTRRLGMILEEVSPIFEEDEPFQLEKLDQYHWAQQLLTEFLAGKDLSDSFELLRAQGALPHGSVGQIEFDRLRRTVHAFAHKLQPYLFTGPLPALTVDLNLGQFKLVGKIEGVFPERLLTYRLAKIRARDRLRAWIYHLVLNLVQPKDYPRISWLIGWEAENGTENWEAWQFNQIENSHQLLADLLDIYWQGLSKPIHFFPETSWEFATRLIEKNKPEPAALKSARRKWRSDDMSRGWFESQDPYYQLCFEKFEPDPLDVDFQNLAIDIFRPVIEYQTELKDR
- a CDS encoding cupin domain-containing protein, coding for MIKQNIFSQIPNRIDDEIFETIVHTGDLTIERIISKGQASPPEFWYDQDRNEWVIVVQGQARLRFENGSEILELRSGDYINIPAHCKHRVEWTDPDQVTIWLAVHY
- a CDS encoding calcium/sodium antiporter → MNIIIETIILVVCFVVMCQGAGWLVDSSARIARKLGVSNLVIGLTIVAFGTSAPELCVSISAAIRGAGDISIGNIIGSNIFNIGIILGGVAIIRNLKTDDQMIHRDGFFLMVVTLVAVAMLWDLRLSRFEGMVLFLLLLFYLGNLYSSRAVSPEIDLEADNFRFRDIFLLTLSTAMLIGSSHFLVNSACNLARTFGCSEWLIGATIVAAGTSLPEMVTSIVAAIRGNSGISIGNLIGSDIFNVLGVLGLAGIIREMPIETSARISLLIYPFMVGIALVFLRTEWKLTRREGIVLVLFGIARWVYSIIAQ
- the dnaG gene encoding DNA primase, whose translation is MSYKIPEEKIAQVRDATDIVALISNYLTLKKSGKGYQGLCPFHADNSPSFYVNPNTQLYYCFGCQKGGNVFNFLMEMEKMSFIEAVEFLAEKAGITLPRSQVDERREKEREALCFVNRWAANLFYKNLFSPNGKAALDYLQGRGISHEMIKTFGLGYSLPEWDGLIRQAQKDSVSTEILLKAGLIIKRDAGGYYDRFRGRIMVPIIDLYKKVLGFGARRLIEDDSPKYINSPETPIYQKGQILFGLYQSRDAIKQQDQAILVEGYFDLISLYQAGIRNVVATSGTALTSAQARLIKRFTENVILLYDADTAGSLAAMRGADIFLDEGLEVKIVTLPAGHDPDSYVRQRGVDYFKQVLSFAKPIIKFKIETMSRTLDLSTSQGKSKLIDSLLETIIRIKDSIKQNLALKEVAEHFGLDERSLMDRLLYKKRNNLYRPEIAVPDQTIGQRSKPRPKSKYELAEEDLVRLALQDGQLLKFIAKHLSDEELSDPEIKSIFAIIRQLNQEKDRVTPQQVIESSTDPKIAARLANIISTSYNDDIDLQKLAEDCLVLLKRRRLENILVNLEKEIKIGQEKGLDVTHYAKQYLEYREQIKRITAKTLLNSPI